A genomic stretch from Telopea speciosissima isolate NSW1024214 ecotype Mountain lineage chromosome 7, Tspe_v1, whole genome shotgun sequence includes:
- the LOC122669176 gene encoding uncharacterized protein LOC122669176 → MDPPVTDLGRNKKIDEELRDEGPLFHCDLVDSEVVHKIAQVILPGLATACVDNTTGDPFRNPGSVAVDIRKEMVDYLNLRSETYIAETVIQKDDDLDVETSDHPTDIISDFIDDFAISKRNFFSRVSGWLLSERREDKIDDFVQEMEINGFWLMDRREAIGKNLLKNVDFKDLFHCKMKFYTAEELAEHSCKCMFRSTTCTNEGCSYNFCAVHLEKHDAVCPYKVLPCEQKCSESIARREMDRHCITVCPMKLVNCPFYLVGCQYSIPLCGIDKHCSEFLHSHLLYVLEAIHREAHWEDLNHRVELLEKVSFLSHLLIFLIFHCFCLLLQQNGYILMT, encoded by the coding sequence ATGGATCCACCAGTAACAGATTTAGGACGGAACAAGAAGATTGATGAAGAATTGAGAGACGAAGGTCCCTTGTTCCATTGTGATCTTGTTGATTCCGAAGTTGTCCACAAAATAGCACAAGTTATTCTACCAGGATTAGCCACAGCATGTGTTGATAACACAACTGGTGATCCCTTCAGGAACCCAGGTTCAGTGGCTGTTGATATAAGAAAGGAAATGGTGGACTATCTTAACTTAAGAAGTGAAACATATATTGCAGAAACAGTGATCCAAAAAGATGATGATCTAGATGTAGAAACTTCTGACCATCCCACTGATATTATTTCAgattttattgatgactttgCAATTTCAAAGAGGAACTTTTTTAGTCGGGTTTCAGGATGGCTACTAAGTGAAAGGAGGGAGGACAAAATAGATGATTTTGTGCAAGAAATGGAaataaatgggttttggttgaTGGATAGAAGGGAAGCCATTGGTAAGAATCTACTGAAGAATGTTGACTTCAAAGATTTATTCCACtgcaaaatgaaattttatacTGCAGAAGAACTTGCTGAGCATAGCTGTAAGTGCATGTTTAGGTCCACAACTTGTACAAACGAGGGTTGTAGTTATAATTTTTGTGCAGTGCACTTGGAAAAGCATGATGCAGTTTGTCCCTACAAGGTCCTTCCATGTGAGCAGAAGTGCTCAGAGAGCATTGCAAGGCGTGAGATGGATAGGCATTGTATAACTGTTTGCCCAATGAAACTTGTGAATTGCCCTTTCTATCTTGTAGGCTGTCAATATTCCATTCCTCTTTGTGGTATTGACAAACACTGTTCAGAGTTTCTTCATTCTCATTTGCTTTATGTTCTCGAAGCAATTCATAGAGAAGCACATTGGGAGGATCTTAACCATCGAGTTGAACTTCTGGAAAAGGTTTCATTTCTTAGCcaccttttgattttcttaataTTTCATTGTTTCTGTCTTCTCTTGCAGCAGAATGGATacattttgatgacttga